A genomic segment from Janibacter sp. DB-40 encodes:
- a CDS encoding YihY/virulence factor BrkB family protein → MAPEVPTPRTGGDVAVSSELPERAPLRKLPRRHWAFAAKRALKEFSSDGCTDLAASLTYFSVLSIFPAMLALVSILGLVGEPEETKKTVLDVITQLSQGNGDKAIDTISGPLDQMVNSPAAGIGLVVGLGGALWTASGYVGAFGRALNRVYGVEEGRGFIKLRPAQLGITAVLLLLAAVSVLGIAVSGGLARAIGETIGLGEAAVTTWNLAKWPVILLMAIFMIGLLYFATPNVQRPFRWLSPGAALAIIVAIIASMGFFFYVSNFGSYNATYGSLAGVIVFLLWLWILNNVLLLGAEFDAELERSRQLRVGEAVEGGLVLEVRDTTKSDAAAEKHEADLEQARSLRIQGLHDHGRSAAKLADEDIRRD, encoded by the coding sequence ATGGCACCTGAGGTCCCCACCCCCCGGACGGGGGGCGATGTCGCAGTCAGCTCCGAGCTGCCCGAGCGCGCTCCGCTGCGCAAGCTGCCGCGGCGGCACTGGGCCTTCGCGGCCAAGCGGGCGCTGAAGGAGTTCTCGAGCGACGGGTGCACGGACCTCGCGGCGTCCCTGACCTATTTCTCGGTGCTCTCGATCTTCCCGGCCATGCTGGCCCTCGTCTCCATCCTCGGCCTCGTCGGTGAGCCGGAGGAGACGAAGAAGACCGTGCTGGACGTCATCACCCAGCTCAGCCAGGGCAATGGCGACAAGGCGATCGACACGATCTCCGGGCCGCTGGACCAGATGGTCAACTCCCCGGCGGCCGGCATCGGACTCGTCGTCGGTCTCGGTGGTGCCCTGTGGACGGCGTCCGGGTACGTCGGCGCCTTCGGTCGCGCGCTGAACAGGGTGTACGGCGTGGAGGAGGGCCGTGGCTTCATCAAGCTGCGCCCCGCCCAGCTGGGCATCACGGCCGTGCTGCTGCTCCTCGCCGCGGTCTCCGTGCTGGGCATCGCCGTCAGCGGCGGGCTGGCGCGCGCCATCGGAGAGACCATCGGTCTCGGGGAGGCCGCGGTCACGACGTGGAACCTCGCGAAGTGGCCGGTCATCCTGCTCATGGCGATCTTCATGATCGGCCTGCTCTACTTCGCGACGCCGAACGTACAGCGACCCTTCCGCTGGCTCAGCCCGGGGGCCGCCCTGGCGATCATCGTCGCGATCATCGCCTCGATGGGCTTCTTCTTCTACGTCTCGAACTTCGGCTCGTACAACGCCACCTATGGCTCGCTGGCCGGTGTCATCGTCTTCCTGCTGTGGTTGTGGATCCTCAACAACGTGCTGCTCCTCGGTGCCGAGTTCGATGCCGAGCTCGAGCGGTCCCGCCAGCTGCGTGTCGGCGAGGCCGTGGAGGGCGGGCTGGTCCTCGAGGTCCGCGACACGACGAAGTCCGACGCCGCCGCCGAGAAGCACGAGGCGGACCTCGAGCAGGCCCGGTCGCTGCGGATCCAGGGCCTGCACGACCACGGCAGGTCGGCAGCGAAGCTGGCCGACGAGGACATCCGACGGGACTGA
- the fusA gene encoding elongation factor G, with product MAQDVLTDLTKVRNIGIMAHIDAGKTTTTERILFYTGVNHKLGETHDGASTTDWMEQEKERGITITSAAVTSFWDDTQINIIDTPGHVDFTVEVERSLRVLDGAVAVFDGKEGVEPQSETVWRQADKYDVPRIAFVNKMDKLGADFYFTVQTIKDRLGAEPLVMQLPIGAENDFVGVVDLITMKALVWPGDAKGDVTLGASYETQEVPEDLRAKAEEYRNHLVERVAESDDELMEKYLGGEDLTNEELKAGIRHLTVTSQLYPIFCGSAFKNRGVQPILDAVRDYLPSPLDVPAMEGHAPGNEDEVVLRKPSTKEPFSALAFKIAAHPFFGTLTFIRVYSGKIVPGTQIVNSTKGKKERIGKLFQMHANKENPVEEAMAGHIYAVIGLKEVTTGDTLSDANDQVILESMSFPEPVIQVAIEPKTKGDQEKLGSAIQRLVAEDPTFQVSLDEETGQTIIAGMGELHLDVFVDRMKREFKVEANIGKPQVAYRETIRKTVEKYDYTHKKQTGGSGQFAKVQITFEPLDTTEEGELYEFKNSVTGGRIPREYIPSVDAGIQDAMQYGILAGYPVVGVKATLLDGQFHDVDSSEMAFKIAGSMAFKEAARKADPVLMEPMMRVEVRTPEDYMGDVIGDINSRRGQVQSMEDVSGAKVVTGLVPLSEMFGYVGDLRSKTQGRANYSMEFDSYAEVPKTVSEEIIKKVRGE from the coding sequence GTGGCACAGGACGTCCTGACGGACCTGACCAAGGTCCGAAACATCGGCATCATGGCGCACATCGACGCCGGCAAGACGACGACGACTGAGCGCATCCTCTTCTACACCGGGGTCAACCACAAGCTCGGTGAGACCCACGACGGTGCCTCCACCACCGACTGGATGGAGCAGGAGAAGGAGCGCGGCATCACGATCACCTCCGCCGCGGTCACCTCCTTCTGGGACGACACCCAGATCAACATCATCGACACCCCCGGCCACGTCGACTTCACCGTCGAGGTGGAGCGCTCGCTGCGCGTCCTCGACGGCGCCGTCGCCGTCTTCGACGGCAAGGAGGGCGTCGAGCCCCAGTCCGAGACGGTGTGGCGCCAGGCGGACAAGTACGACGTCCCCCGCATCGCCTTCGTCAACAAGATGGACAAGCTCGGTGCCGACTTCTACTTCACCGTGCAGACCATCAAGGACCGCCTCGGTGCGGAGCCGCTGGTCATGCAGCTGCCGATCGGCGCCGAGAACGACTTCGTCGGTGTCGTCGACCTGATCACGATGAAGGCCCTCGTGTGGCCGGGCGACGCCAAGGGTGACGTGACCCTGGGTGCCTCCTACGAGACCCAGGAGGTCCCCGAGGACCTGCGGGCCAAGGCCGAGGAGTACCGCAACCACCTCGTCGAGCGCGTCGCCGAGTCCGACGACGAGCTGATGGAGAAGTACCTCGGTGGCGAGGACCTCACCAACGAGGAGCTCAAGGCCGGCATCCGCCACCTGACCGTCACCTCGCAGCTCTACCCGATCTTCTGCGGCTCCGCCTTCAAGAACCGCGGCGTCCAGCCGATCCTCGACGCGGTGCGCGACTACCTGCCGAGCCCGCTCGACGTGCCGGCGATGGAGGGCCACGCCCCGGGCAACGAGGACGAGGTCGTCCTGCGCAAGCCCAGCACCAAGGAGCCCTTCTCCGCGCTCGCGTTCAAGATCGCGGCGCACCCCTTCTTCGGCACGCTGACCTTCATCCGCGTCTACTCGGGCAAGATCGTCCCGGGCACGCAGATCGTCAACTCGACCAAGGGCAAGAAGGAGCGCATCGGGAAGCTCTTCCAGATGCACGCCAACAAGGAGAACCCGGTCGAGGAGGCGATGGCGGGTCACATCTACGCCGTCATCGGTCTGAAGGAGGTCACCACGGGTGACACCCTCAGCGACGCCAACGACCAGGTCATCCTCGAGTCGATGTCCTTCCCGGAGCCGGTCATCCAGGTGGCCATCGAGCCCAAGACCAAGGGTGACCAGGAGAAGCTGGGCAGCGCGATCCAGCGGCTCGTCGCCGAGGACCCGACCTTCCAGGTCTCCCTCGACGAGGAGACCGGCCAGACGATCATCGCCGGCATGGGCGAGCTCCACCTGGACGTCTTCGTCGACCGGATGAAGCGCGAGTTCAAGGTCGAGGCGAACATCGGCAAGCCGCAGGTCGCCTACCGCGAGACCATCCGCAAGACGGTCGAGAAGTACGACTACACGCACAAGAAGCAGACCGGTGGTTCCGGCCAGTTCGCGAAGGTCCAGATCACCTTCGAGCCGCTGGACACCACGGAGGAGGGCGAGCTCTACGAGTTCAAGAACTCCGTCACCGGTGGTCGCATCCCGCGTGAGTACATCCCGAGCGTCGACGCCGGCATCCAGGACGCCATGCAGTACGGCATCCTCGCCGGCTACCCTGTCGTGGGCGTCAAGGCGACGCTGCTCGACGGTCAGTTCCACGACGTCGACTCCTCGGAGATGGCGTTCAAGATCGCGGGCTCCATGGCCTTCAAGGAGGCCGCCCGCAAGGCCGACCCGGTCCTGATGGAGCCGATGATGCGCGTCGAGGTGCGTACGCCCGAGGACTACATGGGCGACGTCATCGGCGACATCAACTCGCGTCGTGGCCAGGTCCAGTCCATGGAGGACGTCAGCGGTGCAAAGGTCGTCACCGGTCTCGTCCCCCTGTCGGAGATGTTCGGCTACGTCGGCGACCTGCGGTCGAAGACCCAGGGCCGGGCGAACTACTCCATGGAGTTCGACTCGTACGCCGAGGTCCCCAAGACCGTCTCCGAGGAGATCATCAAGAAGGTTCGTGGTGAGTGA
- the tuf gene encoding elongation factor Tu, producing the protein MAKAKFERSKPHVNIGTIGHIDHGKTTLTAAISKVLHDKLPELNEASPFDSIDKAPEEKQRGITISVSHIEYQTESRHYAHVDCPGHADYVKNMITGAAQMDGAILVVAATDGPMPQTKEHVLLARQVGVPYIVVALNKSDMVEDEEIMELVEMEVRELLSAYEFPGDDVPVVKVSALKALEGDEKWSNSIMELMDAVDSYVPEPVRDLDKPFMMPIEDVFTITGRGTVVTGRIERGVLKVNEEVEIVGIKEQKQTTTVTGVEMFRKLLDEGQAGENVGLLLRGTKREDVERGQVVCKPGSITPHTQFEGQVYILSKEEGGRHTPFYDSYRPQFYFRTTDVTGVVTLPEGTEMVMPGDNTDMTVELIQPIAMEEGLQFNIREGGRTVGAGRVTKIIK; encoded by the coding sequence GTGGCGAAGGCAAAGTTCGAGCGGAGCAAGCCGCACGTCAACATCGGCACCATCGGTCACATCGACCATGGCAAGACGACGCTGACTGCTGCAATTTCCAAGGTGCTCCACGACAAGCTCCCGGAGTTGAACGAGGCTTCCCCGTTCGACTCCATCGACAAGGCGCCGGAGGAGAAGCAGCGCGGCATCACGATCTCGGTCTCGCACATCGAGTACCAGACCGAGTCCCGTCACTACGCGCACGTCGACTGCCCGGGTCACGCTGACTACGTCAAGAACATGATCACCGGCGCGGCCCAGATGGACGGTGCGATCCTCGTGGTCGCCGCCACCGACGGCCCGATGCCGCAGACGAAGGAGCACGTCCTCCTGGCCCGCCAGGTCGGCGTCCCCTACATCGTCGTCGCGCTCAACAAGTCGGACATGGTCGAGGACGAGGAGATCATGGAGCTCGTCGAGATGGAGGTCCGCGAGCTGCTGTCCGCCTACGAGTTCCCGGGCGACGACGTCCCGGTCGTCAAGGTCTCCGCTCTCAAGGCCCTCGAGGGCGACGAGAAGTGGTCCAACTCGATCATGGAGCTCATGGACGCGGTCGACAGCTACGTGCCGGAGCCGGTCCGTGACCTCGACAAGCCGTTCATGATGCCGATCGAGGACGTCTTCACGATCACCGGTCGTGGCACGGTCGTCACCGGCCGTATCGAGCGCGGCGTGCTCAAGGTCAACGAAGAGGTCGAGATCGTCGGCATCAAGGAGCAGAAGCAGACCACGACCGTCACGGGCGTGGAGATGTTCCGCAAGCTCCTCGACGAGGGCCAGGCCGGAGAGAACGTCGGTCTGCTCCTGCGCGGCACCAAGCGCGAGGACGTCGAGCGCGGCCAGGTCGTCTGCAAGCCGGGTTCGATCACCCCGCACACCCAGTTCGAGGGTCAGGTCTACATCCTCTCGAAGGAGGAGGGCGGCCGTCACACGCCGTTCTACGACTCCTACCGCCCGCAGTTCTACTTCCGCACGACCGACGTCACCGGCGTCGTCACGCTGCCGGAGGGGACCGAGATGGTCATGCCGGGCGACAACACCGACATGACGGTCGAGCTGATCCAGCCGATCGCCATGGAGGAGGGCCTGCAGTTCAACATCCGCGAGGGTGGCCGCACCGTCGGCGCCGGCCGCGTCACCAAGATCATCAAGTGA
- the rpsG gene encoding 30S ribosomal protein S7 produces MPRKGPAPKRPLVIDPVYQSPLVTQLVNKILVDGKKSIAEAIVYDALEGCREKTGTDPVQTLKRALDNVKPSLEVKSRRVGGATYQVPIEVKPGRATTLSLRWLVGYSRQRREKTMTERLMNEILDASNGLGAAVKRREDTHKMAESNKAFAHYRW; encoded by the coding sequence ATGCCTCGCAAGGGTCCCGCTCCCAAGCGCCCGCTCGTCATCGACCCGGTCTACCAGTCCCCGCTGGTGACCCAGCTGGTCAACAAGATCCTCGTCGACGGCAAGAAGTCCATCGCCGAGGCCATCGTCTACGACGCCCTCGAGGGCTGCCGTGAGAAGACCGGCACCGATCCTGTCCAGACGCTCAAGCGCGCCCTGGACAACGTCAAGCCCTCCCTGGAGGTCAAGTCCCGCCGCGTCGGTGGTGCGACCTACCAGGTCCCGATCGAGGTCAAGCCCGGTCGCGCCACGACCCTGTCGCTGCGCTGGCTCGTCGGCTACTCGCGTCAGCGTCGGGAGAAGACGATGACCGAGCGCCTCATGAACGAGATCCTCGACGCGAGCAACGGCCTCGGTGCCGCGGTGAAGCGTCGCGAGGACACGCACAAGATGGCCGAGTCCAACAAGGCCTTCGCGCACTACCGCTGGTGA
- the rpsL gene encoding 30S ribosomal protein S12, which produces MPTINQLVRKGRHDKTTKNATPALKGSPQRRGVCTRVYTTTPKKPNSALRKVARVRLTSGIEVTAYIPGVGHNLQEHSIVLVRGGRVKDLPGVRYKIVRGSLDTQGVKGRQQARSRYGAKKEKK; this is translated from the coding sequence TTGCCTACCATCAACCAGCTGGTGCGCAAGGGCCGGCATGACAAGACGACGAAGAATGCGACGCCGGCCCTCAAGGGCTCGCCGCAGCGTCGTGGTGTCTGCACGCGCGTCTACACCACCACCCCGAAGAAGCCGAACTCTGCCCTTCGCAAGGTCGCCCGCGTGCGCCTCACGAGCGGCATCGAGGTCACGGCCTACATCCCGGGCGTCGGCCACAACCTGCAGGAGCACTCGATCGTGCTCGTGCGTGGTGGTCGTGTGAAGGACCTCCCCGGTGTCCGTTACAAGATCGTTCGCGGTTCGCTCGACACCCAGGGCGTCAAGGGTCGTCAGCAGGCCCGCAGCCGTTACGGCGCCAAGAAGGAGAAGAAGTAA
- a CDS encoding HU family DNA-binding protein, whose protein sequence is MNKSELASAVAEKAGVSASSASEVITALQAVLSESVAKGEKVTVPGFFSLERVERAERKGRNPQTGEEMTIPGGYAAKLSAGSALKSAAKG, encoded by the coding sequence ATGAACAAGTCTGAGCTCGCCAGCGCCGTCGCCGAGAAGGCCGGCGTGTCCGCGTCCTCGGCCTCCGAGGTCATCACCGCCCTCCAGGCGGTCCTGTCCGAGTCCGTCGCGAAGGGTGAGAAGGTGACGGTTCCCGGCTTCTTCAGCCTCGAGCGCGTCGAGCGCGCGGAGCGCAAGGGCCGCAACCCGCAGACCGGCGAGGAGATGACGATCCCGGGTGGCTACGCCGCCAAGCTGTCCGCCGGCAGCGCCCTCAAGTCCGCTGCCAAGGGCTGA
- a CDS encoding N-acetyltransferase encodes MRDDLVIRREHPDDGAPTLQLHDVAFGVPEGRRESLERELVRGLRADGSVIEELTFVAELEGEVVGHVVCSRATLGEAPSVGLGPIAVLPGHQQQGIGAALLMSVVASAERLAEPVIVLLGDPAYYGFFGFVPASRHGIASPGPWDDQYFQALTLRAWRPELAGPFRYATAFERL; translated from the coding sequence ATGCGCGACGACCTGGTCATCCGCCGGGAGCACCCGGACGACGGGGCACCCACCCTGCAGCTCCACGACGTGGCCTTCGGCGTCCCGGAGGGGCGAAGGGAGTCGCTCGAGCGCGAGCTGGTCCGCGGGTTGCGAGCGGACGGCTCGGTCATCGAGGAGCTGACCTTCGTCGCCGAGCTCGAGGGCGAGGTCGTCGGACACGTCGTGTGCAGCCGCGCCACCCTCGGTGAGGCGCCCTCGGTGGGGCTGGGGCCCATCGCGGTGCTGCCCGGGCACCAGCAGCAGGGGATCGGGGCCGCTCTGCTCATGTCGGTCGTGGCCAGTGCCGAGCGCCTCGCCGAGCCGGTGATCGTGCTGCTGGGGGACCCGGCGTACTACGGGTTCTTCGGCTTCGTCCCCGCGTCACGGCACGGGATCGCCTCCCCGGGGCCGTGGGACGACCAGTACTTCCAGGCCTTGACGTTGCGCGCCTGGCGACCGGAGCTGGCCGGGCCGTTCCGCTACGCGACGGCCTTCGAGCGCCTGTAG